A stretch of Microbacterium sp. LWH3-1.2 DNA encodes these proteins:
- a CDS encoding Fur family transcriptional regulator — translation MAPHTRIDAHAVDTVARLRAAGLRVTDSRRAVVDALVERPHASADELFAVVARTLPATSLQSVYNALGDFVDAGLARRIEPAGRPGLFELRVDDNHHHLICSRCGAVEDVDCVVGAAPCLTPADAHGYAVQVAEVTFWGVCPACANAGSIAGEPAVSGAARA, via the coding sequence GCGCGCCTGCGTGCCGCGGGCCTGCGAGTGACGGATTCCCGGCGCGCCGTCGTCGACGCGCTCGTGGAGCGCCCTCACGCCAGCGCCGACGAGCTGTTCGCCGTCGTCGCGCGGACGCTCCCCGCTACGAGCCTGCAGTCGGTGTACAACGCCCTCGGCGACTTCGTCGACGCCGGCCTCGCACGTCGCATCGAGCCCGCGGGACGCCCCGGCCTCTTCGAGCTGCGGGTCGACGACAACCACCACCACCTCATCTGCTCGCGGTGCGGCGCCGTCGAAGACGTCGACTGCGTCGTCGGCGCAGCACCGTGCCTGACACCCGCCGACGCGCACGGTTACGCCGTGCAGGTGGCCGAGGTGACCTTCTGGGGCGTCTGCCCCGCATGCGCGAACGCCGGATCGATCGCCGGGGAGCCGGCCGTCTCCGGCGCGGCGCGCGCCTGA
- the katG gene encoding catalase/peroxidase HPI — protein MTDKNDTIPEIGENPTDADQAVTPIDTPVDEREDGETRPRPNESEGCPVIHGGQPHPTTGNANSVWWPNQLNLKILAKNPAVANPLGEDFDYKAAFESLDLAAVKADIAETLTTSQDWWPADFGNYGPLMIRMAWHSAGTYRVTDGRGGGGAGQQRFAPLNSWPDNVNLDKARRLLWPVKKKYGQSLSWADLMILAGNVALESMGFKTFGYAGGRADVWEPDADVYWGPETTWLDDERYSGDRELEKPLAAVQMGLIYVNPEGPNGEPDPLKSARDIRETFGRMAMDDEETVALIAGGHTFGKTHGAAPDTNIEHNPEAAGLEQQGLGWKNNHGTGHGDDTITSGLEVTWTYHPTRWDNEFFHILYAYEWELMRSPGGGHQWRPINGGGADMVPMAHSNGRREPRMLTSDLALRTDPAYDAISRKFKEDPEAFADAFARAWFKLTHRDMGPIERYLGAEVPAEELLWQDRVPAVDHDLIDAADAAALKARILDSGLSVSQLVETTWAAASSFRGSDKRGGVNGARIRLAPQKDWEVNKPAQLATVLAKLEEIQASFNDGQTSGKTVSLADLIVLAGNAAVEKAAKDAGVDAEVVFHPGRTDATQEQTDVTSFAFLEPTTDGFRNYYGPQAFMPEEHHLIDRANLLTLSAPELTVLVGGLRVLGANWDDSEYGVFTDRKGVLTNDFFVNLLDLGTTWKPLDPGAHAFAGVKDGSGAPVGIGTRVDLLFSSNSELRAVAEVYASDDANEKFVRDFVKAWGKVTELDRFDLV, from the coding sequence ATGACCGACAAGAACGACACGATCCCGGAGATCGGTGAGAACCCCACCGACGCCGATCAGGCGGTCACCCCGATCGACACCCCGGTCGATGAGCGCGAAGACGGCGAGACCCGGCCGCGCCCGAACGAGTCCGAGGGCTGCCCGGTCATCCACGGCGGTCAGCCTCACCCGACCACCGGAAACGCCAACAGTGTCTGGTGGCCGAACCAGCTGAACCTCAAGATCCTCGCCAAGAACCCTGCGGTCGCCAACCCGCTGGGTGAGGACTTCGACTACAAGGCGGCCTTCGAGTCGCTCGACCTCGCCGCGGTCAAGGCCGACATCGCCGAGACGCTGACCACGTCGCAGGACTGGTGGCCCGCCGACTTCGGCAATTACGGCCCCCTCATGATCCGTATGGCCTGGCACAGTGCCGGCACGTACCGCGTGACCGACGGTCGCGGCGGGGGCGGCGCCGGTCAGCAGCGCTTCGCGCCGCTGAACAGCTGGCCCGACAACGTCAACCTCGACAAGGCCCGTCGCCTCCTGTGGCCGGTCAAGAAGAAGTACGGCCAGTCGCTGTCGTGGGCCGACCTCATGATCCTCGCCGGCAACGTGGCACTCGAGTCGATGGGCTTCAAGACGTTCGGCTACGCGGGTGGCCGTGCCGACGTGTGGGAGCCGGACGCCGACGTGTACTGGGGTCCCGAGACCACCTGGCTGGACGACGAGCGCTACTCGGGCGACCGTGAGCTCGAGAAGCCGCTCGCAGCCGTGCAGATGGGCCTCATCTACGTCAACCCCGAAGGCCCCAACGGCGAGCCCGACCCGCTGAAGTCCGCCCGCGACATCCGCGAGACGTTCGGCCGCATGGCGATGGACGACGAGGAGACCGTCGCGCTCATCGCCGGTGGCCACACGTTCGGCAAGACCCACGGCGCCGCGCCCGACACCAACATCGAGCACAACCCCGAGGCCGCCGGCCTCGAGCAGCAGGGCCTGGGCTGGAAGAACAACCACGGCACCGGCCATGGCGACGACACGATCACGTCGGGCCTCGAGGTCACGTGGACGTACCACCCGACCCGCTGGGACAACGAGTTCTTCCACATCCTTTACGCCTACGAGTGGGAGCTCATGCGGAGCCCCGGCGGCGGTCACCAGTGGCGCCCGATCAACGGCGGCGGCGCCGACATGGTGCCGATGGCCCACTCGAACGGCCGTCGCGAGCCCCGCATGCTGACGAGCGACCTCGCGCTGCGCACCGACCCCGCGTACGACGCGATCTCGCGGAAGTTCAAGGAGGACCCCGAGGCCTTCGCCGACGCGTTCGCCCGCGCCTGGTTCAAGCTGACGCACCGCGACATGGGTCCGATCGAGCGTTACCTGGGCGCCGAGGTCCCCGCCGAGGAGCTGCTGTGGCAGGACCGCGTGCCCGCGGTCGACCACGACCTCATCGACGCCGCAGACGCGGCCGCGCTCAAGGCGCGGATCCTCGACAGCGGCCTGAGTGTGTCGCAGCTCGTCGAGACCACGTGGGCGGCGGCATCCTCGTTCCGCGGCAGCGACAAGCGCGGCGGCGTCAACGGCGCCCGCATCCGCCTAGCGCCGCAGAAGGACTGGGAGGTCAACAAGCCCGCCCAGCTCGCCACGGTGCTCGCGAAGCTCGAGGAGATCCAGGCCTCGTTCAACGACGGCCAGACCTCCGGCAAGACGGTGTCGCTCGCCGACCTCATCGTGCTCGCGGGCAACGCGGCGGTCGAGAAGGCGGCGAAGGACGCCGGTGTCGACGCCGAGGTGGTCTTCCATCCGGGCCGCACCGACGCCACGCAGGAGCAGACCGACGTCACGTCGTTCGCGTTCCTCGAGCCGACCACCGACGGGTTCCGCAACTACTACGGGCCGCAGGCGTTCATGCCCGAGGAGCACCACCTCATCGACCGCGCGAACCTGCTCACGCTGAGCGCGCCGGAGCTGACGGTGCTCGTCGGCGGCCTGCGGGTGCTCGGTGCCAATTGGGACGACTCGGAGTACGGCGTCTTCACCGATCGCAAGGGCGTGCTCACGAACGACTTCTTCGTGAACCTGCTCGACCTCGGCACCACCTGGAAGCCGCTCGACCCTGGTGCGCACGCGTTCGCGGGCGTGAAGGACGGATCGGGCGCGCCGGTGGGCATCGGCACCCGTGTCGACCTGCTGTTCTCGTCGAACTCGGAGCTGCGCGCCGTCGCCGAGGTGTACGCGTCGGACGACGCGAACGAGAAGTTCGTGCGCGACTTCGTCAAGGCCTGGGGCAAGGTCACCGAGCTCGACCGGTTCGACCTCGTCTGA
- the aqpZ gene encoding aquaporin Z codes for MSDTTIPPTTVNRLVAEALGTFLLVFGGVGAALFAANFPAGDEGNPLGIAFVGVSLAFGLTVVAGAYAWGPISGGHFNPAITLGLAAAGRFEWKNTIGYIIAQVIGGALGTTVIVLIGIFGTDNWLANAQDGGFASNGYGTGDFGSPGGFELGAAIIAEVLLTAIFVLIILGVTHSTRGTAALAPLAIGLTLTLIHLISIPIDNTSVNPARSIAAAIYGGPGPLSQLWVFIVFPIVGGLLAGVLHRALFEPKGTLPPVQAEARVP; via the coding sequence ATGTCGGATACCACCATCCCGCCCACCACGGTGAACAGGCTCGTCGCGGAGGCTCTGGGAACGTTTCTGCTCGTCTTCGGCGGTGTGGGCGCTGCGCTGTTCGCAGCCAACTTCCCGGCCGGGGATGAGGGCAACCCGCTGGGCATCGCCTTCGTCGGCGTCTCGCTGGCGTTCGGTCTGACCGTCGTCGCGGGCGCCTACGCGTGGGGTCCGATCTCGGGCGGCCACTTCAACCCTGCCATCACGCTCGGGCTCGCTGCGGCCGGCCGCTTCGAGTGGAAGAACACGATCGGCTACATCATCGCGCAGGTGATCGGAGGCGCCCTCGGCACGACGGTCATCGTGCTGATCGGCATTTTCGGCACCGACAACTGGCTCGCCAACGCCCAGGACGGCGGCTTCGCGTCCAACGGGTACGGCACCGGCGACTTCGGCTCGCCCGGCGGCTTCGAGCTGGGCGCCGCGATCATCGCGGAGGTGCTGCTGACGGCGATCTTCGTGCTCATCATCCTCGGTGTCACGCATTCCACGCGTGGCACGGCCGCGCTCGCGCCCCTCGCGATCGGACTCACGCTGACCCTCATCCACCTGATCTCGATCCCGATCGACAACACGTCGGTGAACCCCGCCCGCTCGATCGCGGCGGCGATCTACGGCGGCCCCGGTCCGCTGTCGCAGCTGTGGGTGTTCATCGTGTTCCCGATCGTCGGCGGCCTCCTCGCCGGCGTCCTGCACCGCGCGCTCTTCGAGCCCAAGGGCACGCTGCCCCCGGTGCAGGCCGAGGCGCGCGTCCCGTAA
- a CDS encoding DUF58 domain-containing protein: MYVTGRLPLLLAAGALPVVLLSAAGVDEWLASAGWVLLCLLAALGDAAAAPDPRRITVTRTMPTRVLLGQPAVAELVLRNGGERTVRGRVRDAWQPTAGSPAERAAVAIPPGEVRTITVPLLPRRRGELRSRFVVVRSEGPLRLAGRQARIDQPGALRVLPPFTARRHLPSRLARLRELDGNTSVQVRGQGTEFDSLREYVRGDDVRSIDWRATARASTTMLRTWRPERDRHVVIVIDTGRTAAARVGDGVRMDAAMESALLLSALATRAGDHVHLLMFDRAIRARVTRVDGPGLLPALVDAMAPVEPQLIDTDWDAAFAQVRALTSRPSLVVLLTAQDAAEAARGFLGSLPALARGAHVLVGTVTDEQDPLPERPDAADVYRAAAIEQSAHDAAVVAAAIGRAGGEAIAATPEDLPPRIADRYLALKAAGRL; encoded by the coding sequence ATGTACGTCACCGGTCGTCTGCCGCTGCTCCTCGCCGCCGGAGCGCTGCCCGTCGTGCTGCTGTCGGCGGCGGGCGTCGACGAATGGCTCGCGTCCGCGGGGTGGGTGCTGCTGTGCCTCCTCGCGGCGCTCGGCGACGCCGCGGCGGCACCGGATCCGCGCCGGATCACCGTGACGCGGACGATGCCCACGCGCGTGCTCCTCGGACAGCCCGCAGTCGCCGAGCTCGTGCTGCGCAACGGCGGCGAGCGTACAGTGCGCGGCCGTGTCCGCGACGCGTGGCAGCCCACCGCCGGCTCGCCGGCGGAACGCGCCGCCGTCGCGATCCCGCCCGGCGAAGTCCGGACCATCACGGTCCCGCTCCTCCCCCGGCGCCGCGGCGAGCTGCGCTCCCGCTTCGTCGTCGTGCGCTCCGAGGGCCCGCTGCGCCTCGCCGGACGCCAGGCCCGCATCGACCAGCCCGGTGCGCTCCGCGTGCTGCCGCCCTTCACCGCGCGCCGCCACTTGCCGTCGCGGCTCGCCCGCCTGCGCGAGCTGGACGGCAACACGAGCGTGCAGGTGCGCGGTCAGGGCACCGAGTTCGACTCGCTGCGCGAGTACGTGCGCGGCGACGACGTGCGCTCGATCGACTGGCGCGCGACGGCCCGCGCGAGCACGACGATGCTGCGCACGTGGCGCCCCGAGCGCGACCGGCACGTCGTGATCGTGATCGACACCGGACGCACGGCCGCCGCACGGGTCGGTGACGGCGTGCGGATGGATGCCGCGATGGAGTCGGCGCTGCTGCTCTCCGCGCTCGCCACCCGGGCCGGCGACCACGTGCACCTGCTGATGTTCGACCGGGCGATCCGCGCCCGCGTCACGCGCGTGGACGGGCCAGGACTGCTGCCGGCCCTGGTCGACGCCATGGCTCCCGTGGAGCCGCAGCTGATCGACACCGACTGGGATGCCGCGTTCGCGCAGGTGCGCGCGCTCACCTCCCGCCCGTCGCTGGTCGTGCTGCTCACCGCGCAGGACGCCGCCGAGGCGGCGCGCGGGTTCCTCGGGTCGCTCCCCGCACTCGCCCGCGGAGCGCACGTGCTGGTCGGCACCGTCACGGATGAGCAGGATCCTCTCCCCGAACGCCCTGATGCCGCCGACGTCTACCGCGCGGCCGCGATCGAACAAAGCGCCCACGACGCCGCCGTCGTCGCCGCCGCGATCGGCCGGGCCGGCGGTGAGGCGATCGCCGCGACCCCCGAGGACCTTCCGCCGCGGATCGCCGACCGCTACCTCGCTCTGAAGGCGGCCGGTCGTCTCTGA
- a CDS encoding AAA family ATPase produces MTDTPASANTDAPAAPEGAPLDDVALREAMNRVRLEVGKAVVGQDGTVTGLLIALLSRGHVLLEGVPGVAKTLLVRAFSTALGLDTKRIQFTPDLMPGDVSGSLVYDAKTGEFEFREGPVFTNVVLADEINRTPPKTQAALLEAMEERQVSTDGVTRPLPDPFLVAATQNPIEHEGTYTLPEAQLDRFLLKLIVEVPARDAELAVLRRHASGFDPRDLAGAGLRRAATADEIRAAQRAAASVTVSDDVLGYVVDLAQATRRSPSVQLGVSPRAATALLAASKAWAWLGGYPAITPDHVQTMLLPTWRHRIRLRPDAELEGVSVDAVLGSVLQQTRVPI; encoded by the coding sequence ATGACGGACACGCCCGCCTCCGCCAACACCGACGCGCCCGCCGCACCGGAGGGCGCGCCCCTCGACGACGTCGCGCTGCGCGAGGCGATGAACCGCGTGCGCCTCGAGGTCGGCAAGGCCGTCGTCGGGCAGGACGGCACCGTGACGGGCCTGCTGATCGCGCTGCTCTCGCGCGGCCACGTGCTGCTCGAAGGCGTTCCCGGAGTCGCCAAGACCCTCCTCGTGCGGGCCTTCTCGACAGCGCTCGGCCTCGACACCAAGCGCATCCAGTTCACGCCCGACCTCATGCCCGGCGACGTGTCGGGCTCGCTCGTGTACGACGCGAAGACCGGCGAGTTCGAGTTCCGTGAGGGACCTGTCTTCACGAACGTCGTGCTCGCCGACGAGATCAACCGCACCCCGCCCAAGACGCAGGCGGCTCTGCTCGAAGCGATGGAGGAGCGCCAGGTCTCGACCGACGGCGTGACCCGGCCGCTCCCCGACCCCTTCCTCGTCGCAGCGACGCAGAACCCCATCGAGCACGAGGGCACGTACACGCTGCCCGAAGCGCAGCTGGACCGGTTCCTCCTCAAGCTCATCGTCGAGGTGCCCGCGCGAGATGCCGAGCTCGCCGTGCTCCGTCGCCACGCGAGCGGGTTCGACCCGCGCGACCTCGCGGGCGCAGGGCTTCGCCGTGCGGCCACTGCCGATGAGATCCGCGCGGCGCAGCGGGCGGCGGCATCCGTCACCGTCTCGGACGACGTGCTCGGCTACGTCGTGGATCTCGCGCAGGCCACGCGCCGGAGCCCCTCCGTGCAGCTCGGGGTGAGCCCGCGCGCGGCGACCGCCCTGCTCGCGGCGTCGAAGGCGTGGGCGTGGCTCGGCGGCTACCCCGCGATCACACCCGACCACGTGCAGACGATGCTGCTTCCGACGTGGCGCCACCGCATCCGGCTGCGCCCGGACGCCGAGCTCGAGGGCGTGTCGGTCGACGCCGTGCTGGGCTCGGTCCTGCAGCAGACCCGCGTCCCGATCTGA
- a CDS encoding DUF4350 domain-containing protein: MSTATASPPETSTPDAAPRRGRRIATWVAIGLALLVIGGIGGAVSAANQWTQRDALDPDSTGPAGTRALAEILRDHGVEVRVMRDRASATEALRTGPATLVLPDAPALSDDALADLAAGATDIVLVEPRARTLDLLLAGSAPAGVAPDTAIEPDCDIEDAIRAGAVAPGAVYSGNDGCYPVGDAFGLLVDGADGGRVAAVDARPLFTNEHLAENGNAALAANLMGRHPLVVWYVPGPADTDLADTNPSLGDLTPPWVSAVIALLLVAGIAAGVWRGRRFGPLVAERLPVTVRASETTEGRARLYARAGDPLHAADRLRIGSLRRIAALLGLAVNAAAPEIADAAAGRAGLDRRTVRGTLIDDIARGDADLVALSTRLRDLEDAVRTAVRPERNPR, encoded by the coding sequence GTGAGCACCGCGACCGCGAGCCCGCCGGAGACGTCGACACCGGATGCTGCGCCCCGGCGCGGCCGGCGAATCGCGACGTGGGTCGCGATCGGGCTCGCCCTGCTCGTGATCGGCGGGATCGGCGGTGCGGTGTCGGCGGCGAACCAGTGGACCCAGCGCGATGCGCTCGACCCGGACTCGACCGGCCCCGCCGGCACCCGCGCCCTCGCCGAGATCCTGCGCGACCACGGCGTCGAGGTGCGGGTCATGCGCGACCGGGCGTCGGCGACCGAGGCTCTCCGCACCGGACCCGCCACCCTCGTGCTGCCCGACGCGCCGGCGCTCTCGGACGACGCGCTCGCCGACCTCGCGGCCGGGGCCACCGACATCGTGCTCGTCGAACCGCGCGCCCGCACACTCGACCTGCTGCTCGCGGGCTCCGCCCCCGCCGGAGTCGCGCCTGACACCGCGATCGAGCCCGACTGCGACATCGAGGACGCGATCCGCGCCGGCGCCGTCGCGCCGGGTGCCGTCTACAGCGGGAACGACGGCTGCTACCCCGTCGGCGATGCCTTCGGGCTCCTCGTCGACGGGGCCGACGGCGGCCGCGTCGCCGCGGTGGACGCCCGCCCGCTCTTCACCAACGAGCACCTCGCCGAGAACGGCAACGCCGCGCTCGCGGCGAACCTCATGGGGCGGCATCCGCTCGTCGTCTGGTACGTGCCCGGTCCCGCCGACACCGACCTCGCCGACACGAACCCCTCCCTCGGTGATCTCACGCCGCCCTGGGTGAGCGCGGTCATCGCGCTGCTCCTCGTCGCCGGCATCGCGGCGGGCGTATGGCGCGGCCGAAGGTTCGGTCCCCTCGTCGCGGAGCGGCTGCCGGTGACGGTGCGCGCGTCCGAGACGACCGAAGGCCGTGCGCGCCTCTACGCACGCGCAGGCGATCCCCTGCACGCCGCGGACCGGCTGCGGATCGGCTCACTCCGCCGCATCGCCGCACTTCTCGGGCTCGCCGTCAACGCCGCCGCCCCCGAGATCGCCGACGCCGCCGCGGGCCGCGCCGGGCTCGACCGGCGGACCGTGCGCGGCACCCTGATCGACGACATCGCCCGCGGCGACGCCGACCTCGTCGCCTTGAGCACACGCCTGAGAGATCTCGAGGACGCCGTCCGCACGGCCGTCCGCCCCGAAAGGAATCCCCGATGA
- a CDS encoding DUF4129 domain-containing protein produces MTPAALRALARVLDAVPPLTPDGDEARRWAEQELSDPAYDIAEPTPFDRIARAVGDFIMSLLNPDLSGGWGSTFALVAAIVVAVVIVAAFLLWGMPRVTRRAAPRTPLLFGEAEHRSAAELRSAAAERARASDWDAAIVLRFRALARGCLERGVVDPPPGATVHAFARAAGAAFPALEPRLEAAATAFDDVRYLRRPGTEELYRLVESADDAVVSARPVVREEVPA; encoded by the coding sequence GTGACCCCCGCCGCTCTCCGCGCCCTCGCGCGCGTCCTCGACGCCGTCCCGCCCCTCACGCCGGACGGTGACGAAGCGCGGCGGTGGGCGGAGCAGGAGCTGTCGGACCCCGCCTACGACATCGCCGAGCCGACGCCGTTCGACCGGATCGCGCGCGCCGTCGGCGACTTCATCATGTCGCTGCTCAATCCGGACCTCTCGGGTGGCTGGGGCTCCACGTTCGCGCTGGTCGCGGCGATCGTGGTCGCCGTCGTCATCGTCGCGGCGTTCCTGCTGTGGGGCATGCCGCGAGTCACGCGCCGCGCCGCGCCGCGGACACCGCTGCTGTTCGGCGAGGCCGAGCACCGCTCCGCCGCCGAACTGCGCTCGGCCGCGGCCGAGCGCGCACGCGCCTCGGACTGGGACGCCGCCATCGTGCTCCGGTTCCGCGCTCTCGCCCGGGGCTGCCTCGAGCGCGGCGTCGTCGACCCGCCCCCGGGCGCCACCGTGCATGCGTTCGCGCGAGCCGCAGGCGCCGCCTTCCCCGCGCTCGAACCCCGGCTCGAAGCCGCAGCGACCGCCTTCGACGACGTCCGTTATCTGCGCCGTCCGGGCACCGAGGAGCTCTACCGCCTCGTCGAATCCGCCGATGACGCCGTCGTCTCCGCGCGCCCCGTCGTGCGCGAGGAGGTCCCCGCGTGA
- a CDS encoding glycerophosphoryl diester phosphodiesterase membrane domain-containing protein produces the protein MSAYPAWTPASRPGIIPLHPLSFGTILGRSFSALRQNPRVLLGFALVVQTLAYIVVLGGVLAVGWASFSRLDTLRPGTEEYDTVMAGSIALTAVAGIVLSLAAGALSVIVQGIVVVEVTHAAVAEKLTLGALWRQVKPIAWRLIGYSLLVVLAIVALVAVVVLAIVSIAIAAPPAAIVLTILVILASIPLTWWLMIKLLLVPAAIIVEHATIVQALSRSWTLTRRRFWPALAIIIVISVIFAAVAQVVSLPMSFLSMGLTTIIAPTGDPEPTAIIGFIAATLLTQVLTLLLQSVAVVVQSTATALIYIDCRMRREGLDLDLLAYVERRDAGATALADPYREHIGREIAPRGIPSAYPAPGSAPYPPGYSIPGYPAEPAGAVFSAQAQPDYGPPPGYAPQPGYPPQPGYAPQPGYPPQPGYAPQPGYAPQPGYAPQPGYPPQPGYAPQPGYAPQPGYAPQPGYGPPTGYGASAQPGHGVPPAQGAPTPGPAAPAQPPAIPPAAAPASPPPADEQSPTRWTAPGAAPDGAHRESPWA, from the coding sequence GTGTCCGCATACCCGGCCTGGACGCCGGCGTCACGCCCCGGGATCATCCCGCTGCACCCGCTGTCGTTCGGCACGATCCTGGGCCGCTCGTTCTCAGCGCTGCGGCAGAACCCGCGCGTGCTGCTGGGCTTCGCGCTCGTCGTGCAGACGCTCGCGTACATCGTGGTCCTGGGCGGCGTGCTCGCGGTCGGCTGGGCGTCGTTCTCGCGCCTCGACACGCTGCGGCCGGGCACCGAGGAGTACGACACGGTGATGGCGGGGTCGATCGCCCTCACCGCCGTCGCGGGGATCGTACTCTCGCTCGCCGCGGGCGCGCTCAGCGTCATCGTGCAGGGCATCGTCGTCGTCGAGGTGACGCACGCCGCCGTGGCCGAGAAGCTCACCCTCGGCGCCCTCTGGCGCCAGGTCAAGCCGATCGCGTGGCGCCTGATCGGCTATTCGCTGCTGGTCGTCCTGGCGATCGTCGCGCTGGTCGCCGTGGTCGTGCTCGCGATCGTCAGCATCGCGATCGCGGCACCACCGGCGGCGATCGTGCTCACGATCCTGGTCATCCTCGCGTCGATCCCCCTCACATGGTGGCTCATGATCAAGCTGCTGCTGGTGCCGGCGGCCATCATCGTGGAGCACGCCACGATCGTCCAGGCGCTGTCGCGCTCGTGGACCCTCACGCGCCGTCGCTTCTGGCCCGCCCTCGCCATCATCATCGTGATCAGCGTCATCTTCGCCGCCGTCGCGCAAGTGGTGAGCCTGCCGATGAGCTTCCTCTCGATGGGGCTGACGACGATCATCGCGCCGACGGGCGATCCCGAGCCGACGGCCATCATCGGCTTCATCGCCGCGACCCTGCTCACCCAGGTGCTCACCCTGCTGCTGCAGTCGGTCGCCGTCGTCGTGCAGTCCACCGCGACCGCACTCATCTACATCGACTGCCGCATGCGCCGCGAGGGGCTCGACCTCGACCTGCTCGCGTACGTGGAGCGACGGGATGCCGGAGCCACCGCCCTCGCCGACCCCTATCGCGAGCACATCGGGCGCGAGATCGCGCCGCGCGGCATTCCGAGCGCGTACCCGGCACCCGGCTCCGCGCCGTACCCGCCCGGCTACTCGATTCCGGGATACCCGGCGGAGCCGGCCGGCGCGGTCTTCTCGGCGCAGGCACAGCCGGACTACGGGCCGCCACCCGGGTACGCACCGCAACCCGGGTACCCACCGCAACCCGGGTACGCACCGCAACCCGGGTACCCACCGCAACCCGGGTACGCACCGCAACCCGGGTACGCACCGCAACCCGGGTACGCACCGCAACCCGGGTACCCACCGCAACCCGGGTACGCACCGCAACCCGGGTACGCACCGCAACCCGGGTACGCACCGCAACCCGGGTACGGGCCACCGACCGGATACGGGGCTTCGGCCCAGCCCGGTCACGGCGTTCCGCCCGCGCAGGGCGCCCCGACGCCCGGCCCCGCCGCGCCCGCGCAGCCGCCCGCCATCCCTCCGGCCGCCGCCCCCGCATCCCCGCCACCCGCGGACGAGCAGTCCCCCACCCGCTGGACCGCCCCCGGCGCCGCGCCCGACGGCGCCCACCGCGAGTCGCCGTGGGCGTGA
- the mtrA gene encoding MtrAB system response regulator MtrA, producing MTSRILVVDDDTALAEMIGIVLRTEGFETAFCADGAEAVEAWRAERPDLILLDLMLPGMDGIEICTRIRAESGVPIIMLTARTDTADVVKGLESGADDYIVKPFNPKELVARIRTRLRPASQPANDSLRIGDLTVDVAAHEVRRGNGPIALTPLEFELLVALASKPQQVFSREMLLEQVWGYHYKADTRLVNVHVQRLRAKVEKDPDNPKIVTTVRGVGYRAGAVV from the coding sequence ATGACTTCACGCATCCTGGTGGTCGACGATGACACCGCCCTTGCCGAGATGATCGGGATCGTGCTGCGCACGGAGGGATTCGAGACGGCCTTCTGCGCGGACGGCGCCGAGGCCGTCGAGGCGTGGCGCGCCGAGCGCCCCGATCTCATCCTCCTCGACCTGATGCTGCCGGGCATGGACGGCATCGAGATCTGCACCCGCATCCGCGCCGAATCCGGCGTCCCGATCATCATGCTCACCGCGCGCACCGACACGGCCGATGTCGTGAAGGGCCTGGAGTCGGGCGCCGACGACTACATCGTCAAGCCCTTCAACCCGAAGGAGCTGGTCGCCCGCATCCGTACGCGGCTGCGGCCCGCGAGCCAGCCCGCGAACGACTCGCTCCGGATCGGCGACCTCACGGTCGACGTGGCGGCGCACGAGGTGCGTCGCGGCAACGGGCCCATCGCGCTGACCCCCCTCGAATTCGAGCTGCTCGTCGCCCTGGCATCCAAGCCCCAGCAGGTGTTCTCGCGTGAGATGCTGCTCGAGCAGGTGTGGGGCTACCACTACAAGGCCGACACTCGTCTGGTGAACGTCCACGTGCAGCGGCTGCGGGCCAAGGTCGAGAAGGACCCCGACAATCCCAAGATCGTGACGACGGTGCGCGGCGTCGGATACCGCGCCGGCGCCGTCGTCTAG